CCGTCGGGTTCCTCTGCCAGCCCGCCTCCCGCTTCATCACCGGGCAGATGCTGCACGTGAATGGCGGGGAGTATATGACCTGACCGAAAGGTCAGCCCGGCATTTTCTCAAAACCCTTGAGCGCCGGATCAATGGGCGTCGAGGGAATTCTGCTGGACAGGTAGACATTGACGGCCGGCTTGATCAGATCCGTCTGGTCCAGGACGCCGGCGCGCAGGCTGACCATGCCGGCGCGGTTGGAATTCCTGCCGAACAGTTGAGAACCGCAATCCGGGCAGAAGTGCTTTTCCATGTCGGAACCGCTATCGGATTTGTGCCGGAACACCTTTGGCGTGCCGGAAACCTTCAGAGAATCGGCCGCAACAAACACCAGCGTCCCATAGGCGGCGCCGGTCGCGGCGCGGCAATCGCTGCAATGGCAATTGGCCATCAGCTTGATATCGGTATCCGCAGTGAAGGTGATATTGCCGCATAGGCATTTGCCCGTCAGGTTCGTCATGGCGCCGCTCCTCGGTAAATTTCGGTCGATACGAGGATGATAGCGGAAAATATCCGCCGGTAAACAACCGGCCGTGGACAGGACGAGCGCGGCGCCGGGGGTTTCAGGGTATCGGGTATGGACAAGCCTGAGAGTGGGGTGGCTGATGGGAATTGAACCCACGACCCCTAGATCCACAATCTAGTGCTC
This portion of the Alphaproteobacteria bacterium genome encodes:
- a CDS encoding GFA family protein encodes the protein MTNLTGKCLCGNITFTADTDIKLMANCHCSDCRAATGAAYGTLVFVAADSLKVSGTPKVFRHKSDSGSDMEKHFCPDCGSQLFGRNSNRAGMVSLRAGVLDQTDLIKPAVNVYLSSRIPSTPIDPALKGFEKMPG